The Drosophila innubila isolate TH190305 chromosome 2L unlocalized genomic scaffold, UK_Dinn_1.0 4_B_2L, whole genome shotgun sequence genome segment ATTAAAACGCACAAGCTAGAAAGcaagaggcagagagagagagagagagagagagagagagagagagagagtgtgggTCTGTTGTTGTGCACATCCTGCGGTAACTTTTCTAATTGTTACCAACACAACACGAATAAATCAGCCGGAAAACAGACTGACACTTAATGTGGATAGGGTGCGTCGACTTCTTAGACTTAAGTCTCCCTCCCCGTCTCCATCTCCTGACCGTGAGGaattttggcaatttgtttAGCTGTAGTTGTGTATTCCATCAGAGTTGGGAGGGATAGAAGGGTTGAGCAACCTGTACAGTCTTCAGACCTCAACCCTTTCACAGGGAAAATCACCTTCAATGTCAGCATCAGTTGCTCCTTCATCGTCACACGTCAGCGCACTATCATCACGCTTGTTTACACGCATAATTATGTGTGCCGGATTCCGGGAATTCCGCCGGAGGTGGCGACACCACCGCAACGTCACTCGCCTTCTCTTTCCAAGTCAACAGTCAACAAAAGTGGCATCACTTGAGTCTTTATCCTTGCGGCTGAGTTTCCTTTGCTTTCAGGATTTAATGCCTCGTGACAGATTTGTCGCTGGGAAGCCCCAAGATGACGGGACCGTGTCAGAGTTTCGATGctgataatattataatatgttaatgaggtttgtttatttgatttatatttccCTTGTCAGCCCAATAGGTCGAAGTCCTGATCTTCCTTGTGATTTTTCCCATATTTAAATTACCGTCAATTGGAAGTTAATCGCTTGCTTTTAAACTGTATATGATTATCCATCAAATGTGAATGCCCTTGGATTTTCTGTCAAATCTCGGAGCTctaacaaattgttgtttagtttatttgaaaatcaaatcgaatAGAGTAATTGCCTTAAGCTTTTTTTCCAACAAAAGAAATCGAATTCAATAGGtaagcattttcatttattattcataaCATATTCGTAAATTATTCAAGTTATTTTTACAGTTACCATGATACGCCTTAAGCAAATCGCCTCGGACCAAATTGAGGAGCGTGCCAAGGATGAAGTTCGGGCCAGTTTGATAATATTCGCTGTTCTCTGTGCAACCATACGACTCACTCCAATTTTGTTACGTAAACTCACCTCATAGAAGGGGTAATTATTATAGAGTTCATCTA includes the following:
- the LOC117781165 gene encoding uncharacterized protein LOC117781165; the encoded protein is MIRLKQIASDQIEERAKDEVRASLIIFAVLCATIRLTPILLRKLTS